From the Streptomyces pluripotens genome, one window contains:
- the fabG gene encoding 3-oxoacyl-ACP reductase FabG, translating into MSTTEQRVAIVTGAARGIGAATAVRLAAEGRAVAVIDLDEAACKDTVEKITAAGGKAIAVGADVSDEAQVEAAVARIVAELGAPTILVNNAGVLRDNLLFKMSVSDWDTVLNVHLRGSFLMAKAVQKHMVDAGFGRIVNLSSSSALGNRGQANYSAAKAGLQGFTKTLAIELGKFGITANAVAPGFIATEMTKATADRVGMGFEDFKKAAASQIPVQRVGEPEDIAGAIAFFTSETAGFVSGQVLYVAGGPLD; encoded by the coding sequence ATGTCCACCACTGAACAGCGGGTCGCGATTGTCACCGGCGCGGCGCGCGGCATCGGTGCCGCCACCGCGGTGCGGCTGGCGGCCGAGGGTCGTGCGGTCGCCGTGATCGACCTCGACGAGGCCGCCTGCAAGGACACCGTCGAGAAGATCACCGCGGCTGGCGGCAAGGCCATCGCGGTCGGCGCGGACGTCTCCGACGAGGCGCAGGTCGAGGCGGCCGTAGCCCGGATCGTGGCCGAGCTCGGCGCGCCGACGATCCTGGTCAACAACGCGGGTGTACTGCGCGACAACCTGCTGTTCAAGATGAGTGTCTCCGATTGGGACACCGTCCTGAACGTGCACCTGCGCGGTTCCTTCCTGATGGCCAAGGCCGTGCAGAAGCACATGGTCGACGCGGGCTTCGGCCGGATCGTCAACCTCTCGTCGTCCTCGGCGCTCGGCAACCGCGGCCAGGCCAATTATTCCGCCGCCAAGGCCGGGCTCCAGGGTTTCACCAAGACACTCGCCATCGAACTGGGCAAGTTCGGCATCACGGCCAACGCCGTCGCTCCCGGTTTCATCGCCACCGAGATGACCAAGGCCACCGCCGACCGCGTCGGTATGGGCTTCGAGGACTTCAAGAAGGCCGCCGCCTCCCAGATCCCGGTGCAGCGGGTCGGTGAGCCGGAGGACATCGCGGGCGCCATCGCCTTCTTCACCAGCGAGACGGCCGGCTTCGTCTCCGGCCAGGTGTTGTACGTCGCCGGCGGACCGCTCGACTAG